Proteins encoded in a region of the Fusarium falciforme chromosome 6, complete sequence genome:
- a CDS encoding Gdsl lipase acylhydrolase family protein — protein sequence MLFLLFTVFGSLATVKSCGLRKFENLLTFGDSLTDDTCGPYFLKHNQLPPPGVVLPVETSASGGHAWGRIAANTVGANYVNYAVQGATCDAEIVQRRFDLMDMLSPSIMHYEPPAFKADLKFTNVFPNRQPDNTAYTLWVGPNDLGAGGFFNDAWAPGATLTNVTERFWEALDQIYETGGRYVVVNTQAPVYIFPLYRAIEDGGPDDNAL from the coding sequence ATGTTGTTCCTCTTATTCACTGTGTTTGGATCCCTGGCCACGGTCAAATCGTGCGGACTCCGAAAGTTTGAAAACCTGTTGACCTTTGGAGATAGTCTCACAGACGACACCTGTGGCCCGTACTTTCTCAAGCATAATCAGTTGCCACCTCCCGGAGTTGTCTTGCCCGTCGAAACCTCTGCCAGCGGCGGTCACGCCTGGGGCCGTATTGCTGCCAATACCGTAGGGGCCAACTATGTCAACTATGCCGTTCAAGGCGCCACTTGCGACGCAGAGATTGTGCAAAGACGTTTTGACTTGATGGACATGCTCTCCCCTTCCATCATGCACTATGAACCCCCTGCTTTCAAGGCAGATCTCAAATTTACGAATGTCTTTCCGAATCGTCAACCTGACAACACGGCCTACACTCTGTGGGTCGGACCCAATGATCTTGGGGCAGGAGGCTTCTTCAACGACGCTTGGGCCCCAGGGGCGACGCTGACCAATGTCACCGAGCGCTTCTGGGAGGCCCTTGACCAAATCTACGAAACCGGCGGTCGCTACGTTGTTGTCAACACCCAAGCGCCAGTCTACATCTTTCCCCTTTACAGAGCCATCGAAGACGGCGGCCCCGATGACAACGCCCTCTAG
- a CDS encoding Epimerase domain-containing protein, translated as MTKVLLTGGAGFVATHIISQLLERGHKVVTTVRSKEEEQVVRDAHKDTGKDNIELVIVPDMVVKGAFDEAAQIEGLGAVLHIASPFFYDFVDAQKELVDPAVYGTTWLFEAIHRYAPTVKRIIMTSSFASVLDEDRLEDPSTVFTEKDWNPVTMDEVNNSKATAYRVSKKFAERAAWDFVAENRTIRLWTKVNTSNSRMVDLVQGKWKEAIPDAYLAAVYWIDVRDLALTHILGMEKPEAGGRRLMPLGGRFGNRMIADIVWKHFPELREKLPGPDVPGGSLAPADQVYRVDNTETKRFLGIEWREFETAIVDCVDSLKPYGI; from the exons ATGACCAAGGTCCTCCTCACAG GTGGTGCTGGCTTTGTCGCCA CCCACATCATCAGCCAGCTCCTTGAACGAGGCCACAAAGTCGTCACCACGGTTCGGtcaaaggaagaagagcaggTTGTTCGCGATGCCCATAAGGACACAGGGAAGGATAACATTGAATTAGTGATTGTGCCCGACATGGTGGTCAAGGGCGCCTTTGACGAGGCGGCCCAGATCGAAGGCCTTGGGGCGGTACTGCACATCGCATCGCCATTCTTTTATGATTTCG TTGATGCCCAGAAGGAACTGGTTGATCCTGCTGTCTATGGTACGACCTGGCTGTTCGAGGCTATCCATCGCTACGCCCCAACTGTCAAGCGCATCATCATGACCTCGTCTTTCGCCTCCGTCTTGGACGAAGATAGGCTTGAGGACCCCTCCACCGTCTTCACTGAAAAGGACTGGAACCCTGTCACAATGGATGAAgtcaacaacagcaaagCCACGGCATACCGCGTAAGCAAGAAGTTTGCCGAACGCGCCGCCTGGGACTTTGTCGCTGAGAACAGAAC CATTCGTCTCTGGACAAAAGTCAATACTTCCAACTCGCGTATGGTTGACCTGGTCCAAGGCAAGTGGAAAGAAGCGATTCCAGATGCCTATCTTGCGGCTGTCTACTGGATCGATGTTCGAGACCTTGCTCTGACACACATTCTCGGCATGGAGAAGCCTGAAGCCGGGGGCAGGAGACTGATGCCTCTTGGCGGGCGGTTTGGTAATAGAATGATTGCGGATATCGTGTGGAAGCATTTTCCTGAGCTGAGGGAGAAGCTCCCTGGTCCGGATGTTCCTGGAGGTAGCCTCGCGCCTGCAGATCAAGTATACAGGGTCGACAATACGGAGACGAAGAGGTTTTTGGGGATTGAGTGGAGGGAGTTTGAGACGGCCATTGTGGATTGTGTGGATAGCCTCAAGCCTTATGGAATCTAA
- a CDS encoding Zn(2)-C6 fungal-type domain-containing protein yields the protein MEDEINVHSPRPTTRQRKKISNACIGCRNRKTRCSGRHPCERCVSRKETCAYEEKERKAAVPVDYLDRLHARIKSLETQLQEARNLPADGSSSHRDDQENRHPSRDSSEDLQGNPERPTSYSDSEGLTNTLVTSEPQIKVHRYGHAAYLGHSSTLSFSRNVRNLLQRSSPIADPGSVSVERQDVSYTTALPSIALDLTSISLPRLSYAEYLTNTVVLHTGSLYSLFEPASFLQRLRDFYDGRAKGVVPDASLWHIQMLLVLAFGKSILSREHSEIGPSGMTYFTRAIQGMPDIRRLYEDPLLSIEILCLASLFMHARDLLQEAYVIIGQALRISVTKVMNKLFPEALRPPNVEYQRRLWWTVYCIDRKSAAMLGSPSIMRDEDISIPFPEIRKGDEAQNTYAIHATLSSHLGKILDVIYGVHDQQQKNFLVEVKTILSRLAETSVVLREHLHLDIQQPGQSVSRDAATLHLLLHQCVILTVRPVLFSLLKPLLSPDGVEGSSRRSSAPLESMLRMCIESAVHILKIMSILKHQMMCDVFLPYDIDALFSAAFALILIDIIRPANELLWDLPQVMSLLDEYVSRHVAPAQAYRSDLLQLLELRAKIRGVEGTHQLHTGDAIDVSPIPDLAGYAIAYPAPTGISPDPVWSRIRHGNDNIAPAHPEAILWAIDDLDVEGTDMLDAAMLEGGWMWELDDLSAGL from the exons ATGGAAGACGAAATAAACGTCCACTCACCTCGACCCACCACCCGCCAACGCAAGAAGATATCCAATGC GTGCATAGGCTGTCGCAACCGCAAGACTCGCTGCTCAGGGCGGCATCCGTGCGAGAGGTGTGTAAGCCGCAAAGAAACGTGTGCTTACGAAGAAAAGGAGAGGAAAGCGGCTGTCCCTGTCGA CTATCTGGATCGCCTCCATGCCCGGATCAAATCACTCGAAACACAGCTACAGGAAGCCAGAAACTTACCCGCAGATGGCTCTTCATCACACCGTGACGATCAAGAGAACCGTCACCCTTCAAGGGACTCGTCGGAGGATCTGCAAGGCAACCCCGAACGGCCAACATCG TACTCAGATTCAGAAGGACTTACCAATACACTGGTAACATCCGAGCCACAAATAAAAGTCCATCGCTACGGCCATGCGG CTTACCTCGGCCACAGCTCAACCCTCAGCTTCAGCCGAAACGTACGCAACCTGCTACAACGATCATCTCCAATTGCAGACCCGGGCAGCGTGTCTGTAGAGCGCCAAGATGTATCATACACAACTGCCTTGCCATCAATTGCGCTTGATCTCACCAGCATCTCGCTGCCCCGCCTATCATACGCTGAATACTTGACCAACACTGTTGTTTTGCACACCGGCTCGCTCTATTCTCTCTTTGAACCAGCTTCATTCCTCCAGAGATTAAGGGACTTCTATGATGGACGTGCCAAGGGTGTTGTTCCGGACGCAAGCCTCTGGCACATCCAGATGCTTCTGGTATTGGCGTTCGGTAAGTCGATACTCTCAAGGGAACATTCAGAAATTGGGCCATCCGGAATGACCTATTTTACCCGCGCTATACAGGGGATGCCGGATATTCGCAGGCTTTATGAGGACCCTCTGCTGTCAATTGAGATCTTGTGTCTGGCATCCCTGTTCATGCATGCTAGAGACCTATTGCAAGAAGCCTACGTTATT ATCGGACAAGCGCTGCGTATTTCTGTCACTAAAGTCATGAACAAGCTCTTCCCCGAGGCGCTGCGACCGCCAAATGTTGAGTATCAGAGGAGACTCTGGTGGACCGTATACTGCATCGACAGGAAGAGCGCTGCCATGCTTGGAAGCCCTTCAATCATGCGAGATGAAGATATTTCTATCCCTTTTCCTGAGATAAGAAAGGGAGACGAAGCGCAGAATACCTATGCGATTCATGCGACTCTGTCGTCCCACCTTGGGAAGATACTTGATG TCATTTACGGAGTCCATGACCAACAACAGAAGAACTTCCTCGTTGAAGTGAAGACGATTCTTTCGCGCCTCGCCGAAACATCCGTTGTCCTCCGGGAACATCTACATTTAGACATCCAGCAACCCGGCCAGTCGGTTTCTCGCGACGCTGCCACCTTGCATCTACTACTTCACCAG TGCGTCATCCTGACCGTCCGACCGGTTCTATTCTCCCTTCTAAAGCCTCTACTGAGTCCGGATGGGGTCGAAGGCAGCAGCCGCCGTTCGTCTGCCCCCCTTGAGTCTATGCTGCGGATGTGCATTGAGTCAGCGGTGCATATCCTCAAAATAATGTCAATTCTGAAACATCAGATGATGTGTG ACGTTTTCCTGCCGTACGACATTGACGCACTATTCTCCGCAGCTTTCGCACTTATCCTGATTGACATTATCAGACCAGCGAATGAACTCCTCTGGGATCTGCCTCAAGTGATGAGCCTGTTGGACGAATACGTCTCGAGGCATGTCGCCCCAGCTCAAGCTTACCGGTCAGATCTTCTGCAGCTCCTTGAGCTACGCGCCAAGATTCGTGGGGTGGAGGGCACACACCAGTTGCATACAGGGGATGCCATTGACGTTAGTCCAATCCCAGATTTGGCTGGGTATGCCATCGCCTATCCAGCCCCAACGGGCATATCGCCGGATCCAGTGTGGTCGCGTATTCGCCACGGCAACGACAATATCGCGCCAGCACACCCAGAGGCGATTCTGTGGGCGATAGATGACCTTGATGTCGAGGGGACTGACATGCTTGATGCTGCTATGCTCGAAGGCGGGTGGATGTGGGAGTTAGACGATCTATCGGCAGGTTTGTAG
- a CDS encoding Putative major facilitator superfamily transporter → MTPPTEPASPARIPSWRKWIVLFTVCWTALPVMFASNALFAATSAVASDLETTPTTIMALNSGVIVGMSLSHFIWGPVTILCGRKRAYIAALVLTVGCNAGQAVAPNLAAFGACWVLAGTTGAFFLITGQVIISDIFEPVKRGTAVGLFLGTCVFSNGTSPMVGGVIVSYTSWRTIYWLQFGMACLALILAVCFIPSKLRVDENGNKMEEEQGLSERPNLTEAFNPMEVFRQMKYPTVLFSNAACALLACSQYALLSSIPAAINPRFSLTTPLASSLFYLAPGSGFLVGSTIGGRFSDRTVKRWIKKRDGVRLPFDRLTASFGAVFIILPVGELVYSWTLQNKVGGLAVPVISAFVAGVGLMASFSALNTFAAEVLPEHKSKVIGSKYFLQYLFAAGGTAGATPLIEKIGVGWAFTVGKYIPVLFQRVVSNDEFGSCWVHICWWIVGLGNYEIWDPDAWLGREN, encoded by the exons ATGACGCCACCAACGGAGCCAGCGTCCCCGGCGCGGATTCCAAGCTGGCGAAAATGGATCGTTCTCTTTACCGTCTGTTGGACAGCCCTTCCGGTCATGTTTGCCAGCAACGCCCTTTTCGCGGCAACATCAGCCGTCGCTTCCGACCTCGAAACGACGCCGACGACCATCATGGCACTGAACTCTGGTGTAATAGTGGGAATGAGTCTGTCGCACTTTATCTGGGGCCCGGTGACTATACTGTGTGGGAGAAAAAGAGCTTACATCGCCGCCCTTGTACTCACAGTCGGGTGTAATGCTGGGCAGGCTGTTGCTCCGAACTTGGCCGCATTTGGGGCTTGCTGGGTTCTGGCTGGGACTACGGGGGCGTTCTTCCTGATTACCGGACAAGTCATCATCTCGGATATCTTTGAACCG GTCAAACGAGGCACTGCTGTTGGACTTTTCCTAGGAACTTGTGTTTTCTCAAATGGTACCT CACCTATGGTTGGGGGCGTCATTGTGTCCTACACCAGTTGGCGGACGATATACTGGCTTCAGTTTGGCATGGCGTGCCTTGCGCTAATTCTTGCCGTGTGTTTCATACCCTCGAAGCTCCGAGTTGACGAAAACGGGAACAaaatggaggaggagcagggctTGTCAGAAAGGCCGAACTTGACCGAGGCTTTCAACCCAATGGAGGTCTTCCGCCAGATGAAGTATCCAACAGTTCTCTTCTCG AATGCCGCATGCGCCCTGCTGGCCTGTAGCCAATACGCTCTGCTCAGTTCCATCCCAGCCGCCATCAACCCTCGGTTCAGCCTGACGACGCCGTTGGCTAGCAGCCTGTTCTATCTTGCCCCCGGAAGTGGGTTTCTCGTCGGTAGCACCATCGGCGGACGATTTTCAGATCGAACGGTAAAGAGGTGGATAAAGAAACGAGATGGGGTTCGACTGCCTTTTGATCGGCTGACGGCCAGTTTCGGTGCTGTGTTTATCATACTCCCGGTAGGAGAACTCGTCTACAGCTGGACGCTGCAGAACAAGGTAGGGGGCCTGGCGGTGCCGGTTATCAGCGCCTTTGTTGCAGGTGTGGGTTTGATGGCATCGTTCAGTGCGTTGAACACGTTTGCGGCAG AAGTGCTACCTGAACACAAGTCCAAGGTGATTGGAAGTAAATACTTTCTCCAGTACTTGTTTGCTGCGGGGGGGACTGCTGGCGCCACGCCTTTGATCGAGAAGATTGGTGTTGGATGGGCATTTACCGTTGGTAAATATATTCCCGTCCTCTTTCAAAGGGTCGTCTCTAACGATGAATTTGGCAGCTGTTGGGTGCACATTTGTTGGTGGATCGTTGGTCTGGGCAATTACGAGATATGGGACCCGGATGCATGGCTGGGTAGAGAAAACTAA
- a CDS encoding YCII domain-containing protein, translating into MSTSALRSILRPSFASRVSAYGRRTMATGAAKKEWLAIMPDKANVLEIRKKVKPIHYEGIKPLIASGTLPAGGAIFEKHPVNGEPAQFKGSIVVYSAETAEEVREIIKNDVYATSGVWDLEKVQILPYVAAVREPLIK; encoded by the exons ATGTCTACCTCCGCTCTGCGCTCAATCCTCCGGCCCTCCTTCGCCAGCCGAGTCTCTGCCTACGGACGGCGCACGATGGCGACTggtgctgccaagaaggagtGGCTCGCCATTATGCCAGACAAGGCTAATGTCTTGGAAATTAGGAAGAAAGTGAAGCC AATCCACTACGAAGGCATCAAGCCATTGATCGCGTCTGGAACACTGCCGGCCGGAG GTGCTATTTTCGAGAAGCATCCTGTTAACGGAGAGCCCGCCCAGTTCAAGGGCAGTATCGTTGTCTACTCGGCTGAGACGGCCGAGGAGGTCCGcgagatcatcaagaacGACGTCTACGCCACTAGCGGCGTCTGGGACCTTGAAAAAGTCCAGATCCTTCCA TATGTTGCGGCTGTTCGTGAGCCACTTATCAAGTGA
- a CDS encoding Amidase domain-containing protein gives MFSSTNLLRKNPFLPSQTHDIAFDPLTVDAKTLATELGQGHLSSVDLVERSLDMIQKYDGYLHAMLSIVPRKKLKQTAEALDRERQQGKLRGPLHGIPIVVKDNITTHPDLGMQTTCGSWALQDMRPHANAPLVDNVAHSSRAHHHWEDQLERGFIQHNPRCESMLTWGGRNGHTTEVTRSRVVGQEEVANVSPRTSGGGVDPSDTNNGHSNPCGSSTGSAVAVSAGYAPLSIGTETDGSLVSPAARAALYTIKPTIGLVSQDGVIPISHTMDSAGPMAKTPYDLATLLDVIAGPAAEGSGDSFISALNGSWGELSIATIDFKKWWPGEDYLKPVESATKQMHTEIQAAYDKMEGLAKRYIGDAPLPLPTAFMLDGRDSEDIIMMADFKQDIDKFLKSVEHSKVRSLRELITFNIEHADAEMPAGKLLLQASQGRSNLPFAHPGYYDQQLLLETEDLKLSSEDYDKHLSHLRKVARQEGLDCIFQKYEVDVIIGSSDTPITAFASGSGYPVGSVPLGYLDFNGRPFGLAVLAAKNQEAKILKFMSAWEATFGPRKPPPMLQ, from the exons ATGTTTTCCTCCACCAACCTGCTCCGAAAGAACCCATTCCTCCCTTCCCAGACCCATGATATCGCGTTTGACCCCCTCACCGTTGACGCCAAAACCCTCGCGACCGAACTTGGTCAAGGACACCTGAGCAGCGTGGACTTGGTAGAGAGGAGCCTGGACATGATCCAGAAATACGATGGCTATCTCCACGCCATGCTGAGCATCGtgccaaggaagaagctgaagcagaCGGCCGAAGCACTGGATCGCGAGCGGCAACAGGGGAAGCTGCGTGGGCCATTGCACGGGATCCCCATTGTTGTCAAG GACAATATTACGACTCATCCCGATCTCGGCATGCAAACGACGTGCGGATCTTGGGCTTTGCAAGACATGAGGCCCCACGCAAATGCCCCCCTTGTTGACAACGTCG CTCATTCAAGCAGGGCTCATCATCATTGGGAAGACCAACTTGAGCGTGGGTTCATCCAACACAATCCTCGATGCGAATCGATGTTGACTTGGGGGGGTAGGAATGGGCATACTACCG AAGTTACACGATCCCGAGTGGTTGGTCAGGAAGAGGTGGCCAATGTCAGTCCGCGTACGTCCGGGGGGGGTGTTGACCCAAGCGACACCAACAATGGTCACAGT AACCCCTGCGGATCGTCAACGGGGTCGGCTGTCGCAGTCTCTGCCGGATATGCACCGCTCTCTATTGGGACGGAGACGGATGGATCCCTCGTGTCTCCAGCGGCAAGGGCAGCTCTGTACACTATCAAGCCCACTATTGGGCTCGTGTCCCAGGACGGCGTCATACCTATTAGCCATACCATGGATTCCGCCGGACCCATGGCGAAGACACCATATGACCTTGCCACCTTGCTCGACGTGATTGCAGGGCCTGCTGCTGAGGGCTCGGGCGACTCGTTCATCTCAGCTCTCAATGGTTCTTGGGGCGAGCTGTCCATCGCCACTATCGACTTCAAAAAATGGTGGCCAGGAGAGGACTATCTCAAGCCTGTGGAGAGTGCAACCAAACAAATG CACACGGAGATTCAGGCAGCCTACGACAAGATGGAAGGCTTGGCAAAGAGATACATCGGCGACGCACCACTTCCGCTGCCCACGGCATTCATGCTTGACGGGCGCGACAGCGAGGACATCATTATGA TGGCCGACTTCAAACAGGACATTGACAAGTTCTTGAAGTCGGTAGAGCATTCCAAGGTTCGTAGTCTTCGGGAGCTCATAACTTTCAACATTGAGCATGCCGACGCCGAGATGCCGGCTGGTAAGCTTCTCCTCCAGGCTTCCCAAGGCCGCTCTAATCTTCCATTCGCGCACCCAGGCTATTACGACCAGCAACTTCTGCTCGAAACAGAGGACCTCAAGCTATCATCCGAAGACTATGACAAACATCTCTCTCACCTGAGAAAGGTCGCGCGGCAAGAGGGACTGGATTGCATTTTCCAGAAGTACGAAGTCGATGTCATCATCGGATCCAGTGACACACCCATCACGGCTTTTGCGAGTGGAAGCG GCTATCCTGTCGGATCGGTGCCCTTGGGATACCTGGACTTCAACGGAAGACCATTTGGCCTGGCGGTGCTGGCTGCCAAGAACCAAGAGGCCAAAATATTGAAGTTCATGAGTGCCTGGGAGGCCACTTTCGGTCCCAGAAAACCGCCACCAATGCTCCAGTAG